A region of Paenibacillus sp. JNUCC-31 DNA encodes the following proteins:
- a CDS encoding LuxR C-terminal-related transcriptional regulator encodes MQQEHNTGLHGDWLQFMILTTKLELPPLPADTMDRPRLNVHLEELFQTKVTLLTAPAGSGKSTLLGSWVKSEAVHAACVCLDDKDQDPLQFWLYIIHALDRVREGLCGEVLPHFLQRYPIDPSSALILLLNRVALTSQHTLLILDDYHAVTRPEIHEQMQYFIENLPRSIHLILSSRTYPPFKLEKLRLRGELKQLTLQELAFTAEEGIEFCQEIMQLDIAGGDARGWVQQTEGWAAGLKLLALSHALGANSLVGPIHEISSSLTHEVQGQTGQRSISEYLLEEVFQRQSPEMQRFLLRTAITRRMNSGLCQVLSGMQEAPQLLRQLEKEHLFLIPLDREANWYRYHHLFSAFLKRELARYGTDQVNELHVLAAHWYEQQGYPAEALDHYILGQHMQDAARLLEELFAHFIMGEWWTLRRYFDVLPLEIVKARPKLYMSYLFLVAREMPYGQMVKQLDELEHVIRVHLQGQLEPEIIGYLLQVVCVMRAYMAYLNRDLEGLAHYLVSYIDQGYPDDIAFQYMDYDRRESMRLRSFHGVNGYLRRGEACFAKITERWYAEHAYVTSYYGVGYGEILMEQDRLPEAVCYADRALEVALQIKVAALLVPAYVLKARLELTLGRPEEGMKLLQQVTGLLSVKDMDYWQPALEAHQHRILLEMSPVESAQTILVKAVGEDRMAAETSCDQTFHSMVRIRAMIVLEQYALAREELRRIRKQAEERDWLTEQIECALLESIMLQKEGFIDASVAALSRALVLGGSEGYIRSFVAEGEQMKRLLQKYLYLGRTKAIQDHGVKMAYVKQLLSAFARDKRTKGFSPVGKANLDTKEVGLSPMEQKIFGYIAEGLTSKQIAAEFGISPGTVNTHIRRVFAKLGANSRTHAVQIAEQRGLL; translated from the coding sequence ATGCAACAGGAACATAATACTGGTCTCCACGGGGACTGGCTTCAATTTATGATTTTAACAACCAAACTGGAACTTCCACCATTGCCAGCGGATACAATGGATCGTCCAAGGCTCAATGTGCATCTCGAAGAATTGTTCCAAACCAAAGTTACCTTGTTGACTGCCCCGGCGGGTTCAGGGAAATCAACACTTCTTGGCAGCTGGGTGAAAAGTGAAGCAGTACATGCGGCATGTGTCTGTCTGGATGATAAAGATCAGGACCCGCTTCAGTTTTGGCTTTACATTATTCATGCACTGGATCGAGTGAGAGAGGGGCTCTGTGGAGAAGTCCTGCCACACTTTTTGCAACGGTATCCGATAGATCCAAGTTCAGCATTAATATTATTATTGAACCGCGTTGCTCTGACCAGTCAACATACACTTCTCATTCTGGATGACTATCATGCTGTAACCCGGCCCGAGATTCATGAGCAGATGCAGTACTTTATCGAGAACCTTCCCCGCTCTATTCATCTGATACTGTCAAGTCGCACCTATCCTCCCTTCAAGCTTGAGAAGCTGCGTCTGCGAGGGGAATTGAAGCAATTAACGCTTCAGGAACTGGCGTTTACGGCAGAAGAAGGTATTGAATTTTGCCAGGAAATTATGCAATTGGATATTGCCGGGGGGGATGCGCGTGGCTGGGTACAACAGACAGAAGGCTGGGCTGCCGGATTGAAGCTGCTTGCTTTATCTCACGCATTGGGTGCAAACTCGTTGGTCGGCCCAATACATGAGATATCGTCTTCTCTGACTCATGAAGTTCAAGGACAGACGGGGCAGAGATCGATTTCGGAGTATCTGCTGGAAGAGGTGTTTCAGCGTCAGTCACCGGAAATGCAGCGGTTTCTGCTTCGAACAGCGATCACGAGAAGAATGAACAGCGGTCTATGCCAGGTATTAAGTGGTATGCAGGAAGCTCCGCAATTGTTAAGACAGCTGGAGAAGGAACATCTCTTCCTTATTCCGCTTGATCGGGAAGCGAACTGGTATCGTTATCATCACTTGTTCTCTGCATTCCTAAAGCGTGAACTGGCCCGGTATGGCACAGATCAGGTGAATGAATTGCATGTCCTTGCCGCACATTGGTATGAGCAGCAAGGATACCCCGCTGAAGCGCTGGATCATTATATTCTTGGACAGCATATGCAGGATGCAGCCAGACTGTTGGAAGAGTTGTTTGCCCATTTTATTATGGGAGAGTGGTGGACGCTCCGGCGGTACTTCGATGTTTTGCCACTGGAAATTGTGAAGGCACGTCCAAAATTATATATGTCCTACCTGTTTCTTGTTGCGCGTGAAATGCCTTATGGACAGATGGTGAAGCAGCTTGATGAACTGGAACACGTCATCCGGGTGCATCTGCAAGGTCAGCTTGAACCTGAGATTATCGGGTATTTGTTGCAAGTCGTTTGTGTGATGCGAGCCTACATGGCATATCTGAACAGAGATTTGGAGGGGCTGGCTCATTATTTGGTGTCCTACATTGATCAGGGATATCCCGACGATATTGCCTTTCAGTATATGGACTATGATCGGAGAGAAAGCATGCGTCTACGCAGCTTTCATGGCGTGAATGGCTACTTGAGGCGTGGGGAAGCTTGCTTCGCTAAGATTACAGAACGTTGGTATGCTGAACATGCCTATGTAACGTCGTATTATGGTGTCGGATATGGTGAAATTTTAATGGAACAGGATCGATTACCAGAAGCGGTATGTTATGCGGACCGAGCGCTTGAAGTGGCTTTACAGATCAAGGTAGCTGCGCTGCTCGTTCCTGCGTATGTACTCAAGGCCAGACTGGAACTTACACTGGGCAGACCGGAGGAAGGTATGAAGCTGCTTCAACAGGTTACGGGATTATTATCTGTGAAGGATATGGATTACTGGCAGCCAGCACTGGAAGCACATCAACATCGAATTTTACTTGAAATGAGTCCTGTGGAATCGGCTCAAACCATTCTGGTTAAGGCAGTAGGCGAAGATCGCATGGCCGCTGAGACCAGCTGTGATCAGACATTCCATTCCATGGTCCGTATACGTGCGATGATCGTCCTTGAACAGTACGCTCTTGCGCGAGAGGAACTAAGACGTATTCGTAAACAGGCTGAAGAACGAGACTGGCTGACTGAACAGATAGAGTGTGCCTTGCTGGAGTCAATCATGCTGCAAAAGGAAGGATTCATAGATGCTAGCGTAGCCGCGTTATCCCGTGCTCTGGTGTTGGGGGGATCGGAAGGATATATCCGTTCATTCGTTGCTGAAGGTGAGCAAATGAAGCGGTTGCTGCAGAAATATCTGTATTTAGGTCGTACGAAGGCAATACAGGATCATGGTGTAAAAATGGCGTATGTGAAGCAGTTGTTATCGGCATTCGCGAGAGATAAACGGACAAAGGGCTTCTCACCTGTAGGGAAGGCAAACCTTGATACAAAAGAAGTGGGGCTTAGCCCTATGGAGCAAAAAATATTCGGTTATATAGCTGAGGGGCTGACCAGCAAACAGATTGCTGCCGAGTTTGGTATCTCACCCGGAACCGTAAATACCCACATCCGCCGAGTGTTCGCGAAGCTGGGTGCGAATAGTCGTACGCATGCTGTACAAATTGCTGAGCAGCGGGGATTGTTATGA
- a CDS encoding S-layer homology domain-containing protein, whose protein sequence is MSTRVSNPKVCSKNRHRKVSPYLAALLSLSVIAVPGTVSAATDAVSIGDLQQAAPWARQAIEKVAEQQMILADAAGNFNPSATLTRGDLAYTLAQLLELKELTSDPLPDLLFKDIESSAENGAYIITLKLAGIMNGYPDGTFRPGGLVTREELATTIIRALKVKGYDEALHPTKVLSFKDTSNISAWALPSVQQAVELGILKGENGNFAPKRSTSRQEMAVIALRTTELIQALEEAASQGGANPESNSNEPGKVTEVQGTTSGGNDAKNGAGNTNSNSGVTPGNGNGSTGGGSGSTPTNPTNPTNPTNPTNPTNPTNPTNPTNPSNPGTGNRAPVVISSGLPDQELTLDHASPDWQASSYFSDPDGDELQFSVVAGDETIVSSTVDGQVIRLVPQAAGETLLTIKATDDQGASVTAQLKVKVQVNTISRQFPDPHLAGAVAYWLQKDVDDPLTKDELVEALIQTNGGLYARNAGISDLTGVEIFKGLNVTEIDLSGNEISKADASGFDHLKWLDLSGNQLSEINVSGLDQLEYLNLANNRLSLLDVNGLHSLQELDMNSNELVHLPVGVAELSDLQYLNVNDNSIRLREEPDFTLHLTLLQRLSMYDFDDAPPVLVEAPAGNIAYVGGEETEIDLAYMFEDEDDESSTLVLTADSADPQLAEVRMEGQKLYVKALGFSETPIQIYVQARDILGKMDSGYVEVMLKIREELL, encoded by the coding sequence ATGTCAACACGTGTATCCAATCCAAAAGTTTGTTCTAAAAATAGGCACCGTAAGGTCTCGCCTTATTTGGCAGCCCTTCTGTCATTATCAGTCATTGCGGTTCCCGGAACAGTGAGTGCAGCGACCGATGCAGTAAGCATTGGTGACTTGCAGCAGGCAGCACCGTGGGCCAGGCAAGCCATTGAAAAGGTTGCTGAACAACAGATGATTCTGGCGGATGCAGCAGGTAATTTTAACCCAAGTGCAACGTTAACAAGAGGGGACCTTGCGTACACATTGGCACAATTATTGGAACTGAAGGAGCTGACTTCAGATCCGCTTCCAGATCTGTTATTCAAAGACATTGAAAGTTCCGCTGAGAATGGCGCGTATATTATTACTCTCAAATTGGCCGGAATCATGAACGGTTATCCAGATGGTACATTTCGTCCAGGCGGTTTGGTGACAAGGGAAGAGCTGGCAACCACGATCATTCGGGCGCTGAAAGTTAAAGGATATGATGAAGCGTTACATCCAACCAAAGTGTTGTCATTTAAGGATACGTCCAACATTAGTGCTTGGGCTTTGCCAAGTGTACAACAGGCCGTTGAGTTGGGGATTTTGAAAGGGGAAAATGGAAACTTTGCTCCGAAGCGCTCCACTTCCAGACAGGAAATGGCTGTGATTGCATTACGCACAACCGAGCTTATTCAAGCACTTGAAGAAGCTGCAAGTCAGGGGGGCGCCAATCCGGAATCCAATTCTAATGAGCCAGGAAAGGTAACTGAGGTGCAGGGCACGACTTCAGGCGGCAATGATGCAAAGAACGGCGCAGGAAACACAAATAGTAATTCTGGGGTAACGCCAGGGAATGGAAATGGAAGCACGGGTGGAGGAAGTGGATCCACGCCTACCAATCCAACGAATCCAACGAATCCAACCAATCCAACGAATCCAACGAATCCAACGAATCCAACGAATCCTACCAATCCTTCCAACCCAGGTACGGGGAACAGGGCTCCGGTGGTGATTAGTAGCGGTTTGCCAGATCAGGAACTTACATTGGATCACGCCTCACCCGATTGGCAGGCCTCCTCTTATTTTAGTGATCCCGATGGGGATGAATTGCAGTTCAGTGTCGTAGCAGGAGATGAAACCATCGTTTCCTCCACTGTGGATGGCCAAGTGATTCGACTTGTGCCACAGGCTGCTGGAGAAACATTGCTAACGATCAAAGCGACCGATGATCAGGGCGCAAGTGTCACGGCACAACTCAAGGTTAAGGTACAGGTCAATACGATAAGCCGCCAATTCCCTGATCCGCATCTGGCTGGAGCCGTTGCTTATTGGTTGCAAAAGGATGTGGATGATCCGCTAACCAAAGATGAATTGGTGGAAGCTCTTATACAGACGAATGGTGGACTGTATGCAAGGAATGCAGGCATTTCCGATCTGACAGGAGTCGAAATATTCAAAGGGTTGAATGTTACTGAAATAGACCTGTCCGGAAACGAAATAAGCAAGGCGGATGCCTCTGGATTCGATCATTTGAAATGGCTGGATTTATCCGGTAACCAATTGTCGGAAATCAATGTTTCCGGACTGGATCAGCTGGAGTATCTGAATCTCGCGAATAATCGACTTTCTTTATTGGATGTGAACGGACTACATTCCTTGCAGGAACTTGATATGAATAGTAATGAGCTTGTTCATTTACCTGTTGGCGTTGCTGAACTGTCTGATTTGCAATACTTGAATGTAAATGACAACTCCATACGCCTGAGAGAAGAGCCTGATTTCACTTTGCATCTGACATTGCTGCAACGTTTGTCCATGTATGATTTTGATGATGCTCCCCCTGTACTGGTGGAGGCACCTGCGGGTAATATCGCTTATGTTGGTGGAGAAGAGACCGAGATCGACCTGGCATACATGTTTGAAGATGAAGATGACGAGAGTTCGACACTGGTTCTCACTGCGGATTCAGCAGATCCACAACTGGCTGAAGTCAGAATGGAAGGACAGAAGTTATACGTTAAAGCTCTTGGATTTAGCGAGACCCCGATTCAGATTTACGTGCAGGCAAGAGACATATTGGGCAAAATGGATTCAGGATATGTAGAAGTCATGCTCAAGATAAGAGAAGAATTGCTTTGA
- a CDS encoding GNAT family N-acetyltransferase, translating to MLSIHKAEYQHKSTLRNLMELYKYDFTEYDPEDVNENGLYEYVYLDHYWTETGRHPFLFRVEGQLAGFALIREIGSEQGTSIYQMAEFFVMKKYRTLGMGAQAAIQLFNLFPGTWKVAEIETNEPAQAFWRKVIARYTHNQYQEVREPDWEGPIQIFTTM from the coding sequence ATGTTATCGATTCATAAAGCGGAGTATCAACACAAATCAACGTTGCGCAATCTGATGGAATTATACAAATATGATTTTACTGAATATGACCCGGAGGACGTCAATGAAAACGGGTTATACGAATATGTGTACCTGGACCATTATTGGACAGAAACGGGCAGACATCCTTTTTTATTCCGGGTAGAAGGACAGCTGGCTGGATTCGCACTGATTCGTGAAATCGGGAGTGAACAGGGAACAAGTATATATCAAATGGCAGAATTTTTTGTAATGAAAAAATACAGAACACTCGGAATGGGTGCGCAAGCCGCCATTCAATTGTTCAACCTTTTCCCCGGGACATGGAAAGTGGCGGAGATAGAGACGAATGAGCCTGCTCAGGCTTTCTGGCGTAAGGTTATTGCACGTTATACCCATAACCAATACCAAGAGGTTAGAGAGCCTGACTGGGAAGGTCCTATTCAGATATTTACCACGATGTAA
- a CDS encoding GNAT family N-acetyltransferase, translating into MSQININPSTSEDSEYVRQQLIAFNAAHVSEELKHRYEELNFNIKNESGEIVAGVLSTLCWNWLEVDILWVDADQRHQGYGSQLLCEVERIARAKSCDFIQLNTFSYQAPEFYKKHGYQLIATIDNAPTGHRHYYFKKDLT; encoded by the coding sequence ATGTCCCAAATAAATATCAATCCAAGTACTTCAGAGGATTCGGAATATGTTCGCCAGCAACTCATTGCTTTTAATGCAGCGCATGTGAGCGAGGAATTAAAGCATCGTTACGAAGAATTGAATTTCAACATCAAAAATGAGTCGGGCGAGATTGTTGCAGGTGTGCTCAGTACACTTTGCTGGAATTGGCTGGAGGTTGACATTCTTTGGGTGGATGCAGATCAGCGGCACCAAGGCTATGGTTCCCAATTGCTATGTGAGGTTGAACGTATTGCGCGCGCGAAATCCTGTGATTTCATCCAACTGAACACATTCTCGTATCAAGCACCGGAATTTTACAAGAAGCATGGCTACCAATTGATCGCAACGATCGATAATGCACCAACCGGACACCGTCATTATTATTTTAAGAAGGACCTAACTTAA
- a CDS encoding GNAT family N-acetyltransferase — MMVTIKAIELEDLPALSQLYNELMGTPTNEQQMQKMFHYIQQNGHYHVLGAFYNGELAGSVMGIECMDLAGQCNPFMVVENVIVSDRVRRQGIGQKLMLQIEHIARDLGCEYMILVSGDQRKEAHMFYEKLGFKDEKVQGYRKHFN; from the coding sequence ATGATGGTTACCATTAAAGCAATCGAACTTGAGGATTTACCGGCGTTAAGCCAGTTATACAACGAATTGATGGGTACACCGACCAATGAACAACAGATGCAGAAGATGTTTCATTATATCCAGCAAAATGGACACTACCATGTACTCGGTGCATTTTATAACGGGGAACTGGCCGGATCGGTTATGGGCATTGAATGTATGGATCTGGCAGGTCAGTGCAATCCCTTCATGGTTGTGGAGAATGTGATTGTATCCGATCGGGTACGCAGACAGGGAATCGGTCAGAAGCTTATGCTTCAGATTGAGCATATTGCGAGAGATCTTGGATGTGAATACATGATTCTGGTGTCTGGCGATCAGCGCAAAGAAGCTCATATGTTCTATGAAAAGCTGGGCTTTAAGGATGAGAAAGTTCAGGGGTACCGGAAGCATTTTAATTGA
- a CDS encoding erythromycin esterase family protein — protein sequence MIYFRKRKTGAVLALTTAILASSLYPTGHAGAAASSAMETIQGQVTQVQSAKTSDEKIVEWNEWAKDHAYRLDSIQPVKTGQERDSFSDLNMLKPLLHDKRIVFLGESSHGVAEFNLAKTRLIQFLHQEMGYNVLAFESGLSNTSLANAMIGQQSPEQTMKNSIFGVWWSKEIMPLFDYLKTNAQTEQPLILTGFDMQLQFPLLDGNWLKDKELAKRLAQTEQKLSNFSAGTDLKAYHAEKNGIIKVYKDVLHALKSEANQTYLQKKYPNQPKLSMLLERSLNDRIRVAREYVDLSIRSMAEMNEGKYESFFESMAWRDQAMHDNLMWLVTEVYPNEKFIVWGHNDHIRKAHSEVMGSPYPVPLMGEMLSEEMKKSSYVLGLYASSGQTADNAGGVHAVEPAEPGSVEDIMSATNTPYSFLDLRYQSRETGNSWMFEPRFAYSWGMIPESFVPRDQYDGILMIDDVHPPQYIRSSSSGSKEQSKE from the coding sequence TTGATTTATTTCAGGAAAAGAAAAACGGGTGCTGTACTTGCACTGACTACAGCCATACTAGCGAGTTCACTCTATCCAACAGGGCATGCAGGTGCTGCAGCATCATCCGCCATGGAGACCATACAGGGTCAGGTAACCCAAGTGCAATCTGCGAAAACGTCGGATGAGAAAATTGTGGAATGGAACGAATGGGCTAAAGATCATGCGTATCGACTAGACAGCATCCAGCCTGTGAAGACAGGTCAGGAGCGAGATTCCTTTTCGGATCTGAATATGCTGAAGCCACTGCTGCATGACAAGCGAATTGTATTTCTGGGCGAAAGCTCCCATGGGGTTGCCGAATTTAATCTGGCGAAAACCCGGTTGATACAGTTTTTGCATCAGGAAATGGGATACAACGTTCTTGCCTTCGAAAGCGGTCTCTCCAATACATCCCTGGCTAATGCCATGATAGGACAGCAAAGTCCGGAACAAACGATGAAAAACTCCATCTTCGGCGTCTGGTGGTCTAAGGAAATCATGCCCTTGTTCGATTATCTCAAAACAAACGCACAAACCGAACAACCTCTGATCCTGACCGGTTTCGACATGCAGCTGCAATTCCCGTTGTTGGACGGTAACTGGCTGAAGGATAAAGAGCTCGCCAAGCGTCTCGCACAAACGGAACAAAAGCTGTCCAATTTCTCTGCCGGAACGGATCTGAAAGCCTACCACGCTGAGAAAAATGGAATCATCAAGGTATACAAGGATGTCCTTCATGCCCTCAAATCCGAAGCGAACCAGACTTATCTGCAAAAAAAATATCCGAATCAACCGAAACTTTCTATGCTGCTGGAGCGAAGCCTCAATGATCGAATTCGTGTAGCGAGGGAATATGTCGATCTTTCGATACGTTCAATGGCTGAAATGAATGAAGGAAAATATGAGTCGTTTTTTGAGTCAATGGCGTGGCGCGATCAGGCGATGCATGACAATCTCATGTGGCTCGTTACCGAAGTATATCCAAACGAAAAGTTCATCGTATGGGGACATAACGATCATATACGTAAAGCACACAGTGAAGTAATGGGCTCTCCTTATCCAGTACCTTTAATGGGTGAGATGCTTTCGGAGGAAATGAAGAAATCCAGTTATGTTCTTGGATTGTATGCATCCAGCGGTCAAACGGCTGATAATGCCGGCGGAGTTCATGCCGTTGAGCCAGCAGAACCCGGTTCCGTTGAGGACATTATGTCCGCTACGAATACGCCTTACAGCTTCCTGGACCTTCGATATCAGAGCAGGGAAACAGGCAACTCCTGGATGTTCGAACCACGATTTGCATACAGCTGGGGCATGATTCCTGAGAGTTTTGTCCCACGCGATCAGTATGACGGCATTTTAATGATTGACGATGTTCATCCACCGCAATATATCCGATCATCCTCATCTGGTTCCAAAGAACAAAGTAAGGAATAA
- a CDS encoding helix-turn-helix transcriptional regulator: MKNIRLKVARVEKDLSQDDLARIVGVSRQTIGLIELGKYNPSLSLCIAICKALSRTLNDLFWDEEQT; encoded by the coding sequence ATGAAAAATATACGATTAAAAGTCGCCCGGGTAGAAAAGGATCTATCGCAGGACGATCTGGCACGGATCGTTGGTGTATCGAGGCAAACCATTGGTCTCATAGAACTGGGAAAGTATAACCCGTCCCTCAGCTTATGTATTGCCATATGCAAGGCACTCTCAAGAACACTGAATGACCTGTTCTGGGACGAAGAGCAGACATAA
- a CDS encoding DUF6773 family protein, whose product MKWFKKNRNLDERIVNLKNKVYKEAYTLIMCICGISIMIKSFLSWETYSMLTEVIILLAGSIYFGFRSVMLGIYSDEVEVHDQTSKISYSLRNIITGLIIGISMALFLGIRSSVLFAETAHEKWWFFFLVFITSLLLYIPFFAGFNVIVHHFANKASQKAAQKDQWDS is encoded by the coding sequence ATGAAATGGTTCAAAAAAAATCGCAATCTGGATGAGCGTATCGTCAATCTGAAAAACAAGGTGTACAAGGAAGCTTACACTTTAATCATGTGCATCTGCGGCATCTCCATCATGATCAAAAGCTTTCTCAGTTGGGAAACTTACTCCATGCTGACGGAAGTGATCATCCTTCTCGCAGGAAGCATCTATTTCGGATTTCGTTCCGTCATGCTGGGCATTTATTCGGATGAAGTTGAAGTCCATGACCAGACGAGCAAAATTTCTTATAGCCTGCGCAACATAATTACGGGCCTAATTATCGGTATTTCAATGGCCTTGTTCCTGGGCATAAGAAGTTCCGTTTTGTTTGCCGAGACTGCGCATGAGAAGTGGTGGTTTTTCTTCCTTGTATTTATTACTTCACTGCTGCTTTATATTCCGTTCTTTGCGGGATTCAATGTCATAGTTCATCACTTTGCCAACAAAGCAAGTCAAAAAGCAGCACAAAAAGATCAGTGGGATTCTTAG
- a CDS encoding alpha/beta hydrolase, whose protein sequence is MKAYDTFPEPIGGYTVGRTQMDLEYTASDHSKRELTAFVYYPSDSSEGKTTSTYMFPEVYDMLNEQPLVTAYLNGQDFFSIDIKTQCYDDLALSGKEKRYPVLFYVCGGGGSPEWGTVICTDLASMGYVVVSIGHPNSTMYKRKDGRLFNVSKDFSDAIMALSEDPEMLALAGKMQMRPDDETAIEMCRNVLTLPILAKVTEYSELQAEDVRYVADYLYKLDSGELDSIFKGRLLFDIGIGIVGHSYGGLTTAMVCRDDDRFACGIGLDSGAFGLQGSDLKKPFLLLFSEPNYNMNAIIGANNSMETYYFSVDRVAHLDYCDIVFTRVNEELRGERDAMEMRNLVTDYTKNFFDHYILQKAASVESLAYDGVDLIKKYQQQVT, encoded by the coding sequence TTGAAAGCGTATGACACATTTCCAGAACCCATTGGCGGCTATACTGTCGGTCGAACCCAAATGGATTTGGAGTACACGGCATCAGATCACTCCAAAAGAGAACTGACAGCGTTTGTGTACTATCCGTCCGACAGTAGCGAAGGTAAGACTACATCAACGTACATGTTTCCTGAGGTCTACGACATGTTGAATGAACAGCCACTTGTCACTGCGTATCTAAATGGGCAGGATTTTTTCTCAATAGATATCAAGACCCAGTGTTACGACGACCTTGCTCTCTCCGGGAAGGAAAAGCGCTATCCGGTGTTATTCTATGTTTGCGGCGGGGGCGGTTCTCCAGAATGGGGTACAGTGATCTGTACAGACTTGGCAAGCATGGGATATGTTGTGGTAAGCATCGGCCATCCGAATAGCACGATGTATAAGCGTAAAGATGGGCGCCTGTTTAATGTATCAAAGGATTTTTCGGATGCCATTATGGCGTTATCTGAAGATCCGGAGATGCTGGCGTTGGCTGGTAAGATGCAGATGCGGCCTGACGATGAAACTGCCATTGAGATGTGCCGTAACGTGCTTACACTGCCGATACTTGCCAAGGTAACAGAGTATAGTGAATTACAGGCAGAAGATGTAAGGTATGTAGCCGATTATCTTTACAAACTGGACTCTGGAGAACTGGATTCCATCTTTAAGGGCAGATTGCTCTTTGACATCGGCATAGGCATCGTCGGACATTCGTATGGAGGGCTTACGACGGCGATGGTTTGCCGGGACGACGACCGGTTCGCCTGCGGGATTGGCTTGGATAGCGGTGCGTTCGGCCTTCAGGGCAGCGACCTTAAGAAACCCTTCTTGCTTCTGTTTTCTGAACCTAACTATAATATGAATGCGATAATTGGCGCTAACAATAGCATGGAAACCTATTATTTCTCTGTTGATCGTGTTGCGCATTTGGATTACTGCGACATCGTGTTTACCAGGGTGAATGAGGAACTCAGAGGCGAACGGGATGCTATGGAGATGCGAAATCTTGTTACAGACTATACGAAGAACTTTTTTGATCATTACATCCTGCAGAAGGCGGCAAGTGTGGAAAGTCTGGCATACGATGGCGTGGACTTGATCAAGAAGTACCAGCAACAAGTGACATAA
- a CDS encoding TetR/AcrR family transcriptional regulator: protein MPKNTFFRLDEARREEISNNAMHLFVNHLYEDITMKMVLDRLSMHPGTFYRYFEDKDDLYCLLVRNVTQKRAAYFNNSNEDSLYLFFLTGLFGNVNGTVTEPLNELEIKLTKTFLNIPENTLLKVYLDVLKGESFPLIKDILRRMRVDGYLRPDIDDDLISFMFESMQFNLVMFFREFDIKDSTLQHKLSKYFADFMSHGLLEDHKYSEMVSDIKKARE, encoded by the coding sequence ATGCCAAAAAATACTTTCTTTCGTTTAGATGAAGCACGGCGCGAGGAAATATCGAATAACGCTATGCATCTTTTTGTTAATCATCTTTACGAGGATATAACGATGAAGATGGTTTTGGATCGTTTGTCCATGCACCCCGGAACATTTTATCGGTATTTTGAAGACAAAGATGACCTTTATTGTCTCTTAGTACGTAATGTCACCCAGAAAAGAGCTGCGTATTTCAATAACAGTAATGAAGATTCCCTTTACCTGTTTTTCCTTACAGGTTTATTTGGGAATGTTAATGGCACTGTGACCGAGCCGCTGAATGAGTTGGAAATCAAACTCACTAAAACATTTTTAAACATTCCTGAGAACACTTTGCTTAAAGTATATCTGGATGTGCTAAAGGGCGAATCATTCCCTTTAATCAAGGACATTTTACGCCGAATGAGGGTTGATGGATATCTCCGACCTGATATTGACGACGACCTGATTTCTTTTATGTTTGAGTCCATGCAGTTTAATTTAGTCATGTTTTTTAGGGAATTCGATATTAAGGACTCTACGCTGCAACATAAGCTTAGCAAGTACTTTGCTGACTTTATGAGTCATGGGCTGCTTGAAGATCATAAATATTCTGAAATGGTTAGCGATATCAAGAAAGCCAGGGAGTAG